One Chryseobacterium indoltheticum DNA segment encodes these proteins:
- the bshC gene encoding bacillithiol biosynthesis cysteine-adding enzyme BshC, with protein sequence MKTINKIAFSEIESIPKLIKDFLNHDIEGFEAHTFSLENFAQQIHLKQNSFTLEKREILFETIKSQLSDFKLSYKQTENLENLKHKNTFTITTGHQLNLFSGPVFFIYKILQTIKTCTHLQQNFPDFNFVPVYWMASEDHDFAEINHFKTENNYYEINEKSGGAVGKISVNDTFFISEFDKEFKDSVFGTELILMLKEAYKNGNTLTKAIQTLVNRLFSDLGLLIVDGDSKALKNQIKDVFKDELENFSLHKNSKDKVDFLTAKYGKVQVNPREINLFYLSETRDRIDFDGKNYIVVDKNIQFTKEEILNELDSFPEKFSPNALMRPVYQETILPNLAYIGGNAEIMYWLELKDYFTELNLPFPILIPRNSMLFLKEKTLGKIEKLDLKIDDFFQNFTKITNDKILDNNEILNLLNEKENLLTKQFLELKNAAESTEKSFGNLVEAEETRQLKSFERMKKRLLRAEKIKQNELLERLENLFLDVHPSKTWQERIYNFSVLFADFGYSWIEFCLEEMVVEDSKLIIVAI encoded by the coding sequence TTGAAAACAATAAATAAAATAGCATTCAGCGAAATTGAAAGTATTCCAAAACTTATAAAAGATTTCCTGAATCATGATATAGAAGGATTTGAAGCACATACTTTTTCACTTGAAAATTTTGCTCAGCAAATTCATTTAAAACAAAATTCGTTCACATTAGAAAAAAGAGAAATTCTATTTGAAACGATAAAATCACAACTTTCAGATTTTAAGTTGTCTTATAAACAGACAGAAAACTTAGAAAATCTTAAACATAAAAATACATTCACTATTACAACCGGGCATCAGTTAAATTTGTTTTCCGGGCCTGTTTTTTTTATATACAAAATTCTTCAGACGATAAAAACCTGTACGCATTTACAGCAGAATTTTCCTGATTTTAATTTTGTTCCGGTGTATTGGATGGCTTCTGAAGATCATGATTTTGCAGAAATCAATCATTTTAAAACAGAGAATAATTATTACGAAATCAACGAAAAGTCGGGCGGTGCAGTTGGAAAGATTTCTGTAAATGACACTTTTTTCATTTCTGAATTTGATAAAGAATTTAAAGATTCTGTTTTCGGAACTGAGTTGATTTTAATGCTGAAAGAAGCATATAAAAACGGAAATACTTTAACGAAGGCGATTCAGACTTTAGTCAACAGATTGTTTTCAGATTTAGGTTTGTTGATTGTAGATGGTGATTCAAAAGCGTTGAAGAATCAAATTAAAGATGTTTTTAAAGATGAGCTCGAGAATTTTAGCTTACATAAAAACTCAAAAGATAAAGTTGATTTTCTAACAGCTAAATACGGAAAAGTTCAGGTAAATCCGCGTGAAATTAATTTATTTTATCTTTCTGAAACTCGCGATAGAATAGATTTTGACGGCAAAAATTATATTGTTGTAGATAAAAATATTCAGTTCACGAAAGAAGAAATTCTAAATGAACTTGATAGTTTCCCAGAAAAATTTAGTCCAAATGCATTGATGCGTCCTGTTTATCAGGAAACAATTTTACCAAATCTCGCTTACATCGGCGGGAATGCTGAAATCATGTATTGGTTGGAACTGAAAGATTATTTTACTGAACTCAATTTGCCTTTTCCGATTTTAATACCTAGAAACTCAATGTTGTTTTTAAAAGAAAAGACATTAGGTAAAATTGAAAAACTGGATTTGAAAATAGATGATTTCTTCCAAAATTTCACAAAAATTACCAATGATAAGATTTTAGATAATAATGAAATTCTTAATTTGCTTAATGAAAAAGAAAATCTTCTGACGAAACAGTTTTTAGAATTGAAAAATGCAGCAGAGTCAACAGAAAAATCTTTTGGTAATTTGGTAGAAGCTGAAGAAACAAGGCAGCTGAAATCATTCGAAAGGATGAAAAAAAGACTTCTTCGTGCTGAAAAGATAAAACAAAATGAATTGTTGGAACGTTTAGAAAATCTGTTTTTAGATGTTCATCCGTCGAAGACATGGCAGGAAAGAATATATAATTTTTCTGTTCTTTTTGCGGATTTCGGATATTCCTGGATAGAATTTTGTCTGGAAGAAATGGTGGTAGAAGATTCAAAATTAATAATTGTTGCCATTTAA
- the pckA gene encoding phosphoenolpyruvate carboxykinase (ATP), which yields MKNAKIVQDLQKLGIKGDYELIYNPSYEELYQAEVSTENQGFEKAELTESGAVSVKTGVFTGRSPKDRYIVQDDVTKDTIFWDGKVNLPTTPEIFESCKDLVLTQLSDAKKIYVVDTFCGTNADTRLKVRFIVEVAWQAHFVTNMFIRPSHFELENFGEPDFTVINGSKTTNPNWEAQELNSENFVMFNLTEKLQIIGGTWYGGEMKKGMFAMMNYYLPLKGMASMHCSANVGEEGDVALFFGLSGTGKTTLSADPKRYLIGDDEHGWDNNGVFNYEGGCYAKVIDLSAEKEPDIFRAIKRDALLENVVVHDGVADYTDGSITENTRVSYPIYHINKIVLPSKAGHASKIVYLSADAFGVLPPVSILDENQAQYHFLCGYTSKLAGTERGITEPEPSFSPAFGEAFLTLHPTMYSKTLIGKMKEHGAKAYLVNTGWNGTGKRISLKDTRAIIDSIIDGSIEKAEKTTIPVMNLEIPTSLPNVSEGILDPRDTYSDVAEWEEKAKDLAAKYIKNFEQYCGNDEAKKLIASGPQLQEQTI from the coding sequence ATGAAAAACGCTAAAATCGTCCAGGATTTACAAAAATTAGGGATTAAAGGAGATTACGAATTAATTTATAATCCTTCATACGAAGAGTTATATCAAGCGGAAGTTTCAACTGAAAATCAAGGTTTTGAAAAAGCTGAACTTACAGAATCTGGCGCAGTTTCTGTAAAAACAGGAGTTTTCACTGGCCGTTCGCCTAAAGACAGGTATATTGTTCAGGATGATGTTACGAAAGATACTATTTTCTGGGATGGTAAAGTAAACTTACCTACAACACCTGAAATTTTCGAATCATGTAAAGATTTGGTATTGACTCAGCTTTCTGACGCAAAAAAGATTTACGTAGTAGATACTTTTTGTGGAACAAATGCTGACACAAGATTAAAAGTAAGATTTATTGTTGAAGTGGCTTGGCAGGCGCATTTCGTTACGAATATGTTCATCCGTCCTTCTCACTTTGAGTTAGAAAATTTCGGGGAACCTGATTTCACAGTAATCAACGGATCAAAAACTACAAATCCTAATTGGGAAGCTCAGGAATTGAATTCTGAAAACTTTGTAATGTTTAACCTTACTGAAAAACTTCAGATTATTGGAGGAACCTGGTATGGTGGTGAAATGAAAAAAGGAATGTTTGCAATGATGAATTATTATCTTCCATTAAAAGGAATGGCATCAATGCATTGTTCTGCAAACGTAGGAGAAGAAGGAGATGTAGCGTTATTCTTCGGACTTTCAGGAACAGGAAAAACGACTTTGTCTGCAGATCCTAAAAGATATTTAATTGGTGATGATGAGCACGGTTGGGATAACAACGGAGTGTTCAATTACGAAGGTGGCTGTTATGCCAAAGTAATCGATTTGTCAGCAGAAAAGGAACCGGACATTTTTAGAGCAATTAAAAGAGATGCACTTCTTGAAAACGTTGTAGTACATGACGGTGTTGCTGATTATACTGACGGATCTATCACTGAAAATACAAGAGTTTCTTATCCAATTTACCATATCAACAAAATAGTTTTACCTTCTAAAGCGGGTCACGCAAGTAAGATCGTTTATCTTTCTGCTGATGCTTTCGGAGTATTGCCTCCGGTTTCTATTTTAGATGAAAACCAGGCTCAATATCACTTCCTTTGTGGATATACTTCAAAATTAGCTGGAACTGAAAGAGGAATTACAGAGCCGGAACCATCTTTTTCACCTGCATTTGGAGAAGCCTTCTTAACATTACATCCAACAATGTATTCTAAAACATTGATCGGTAAAATGAAAGAGCACGGTGCAAAAGCTTATTTGGTAAACACGGGATGGAACGGTACCGGAAAAAGAATTTCATTAAAAGATACAAGAGCGATCATTGATTCTATCATTGACGGATCAATTGAAAAAGCTGAAAAAACAACAATCCCTGTAATGAATTTAGAAATTCCCACTTCATTGCCGAATGTTTCTGAAGGAATTTTGGATCCTAGAGATACATACAGCGATGTTGCAGAATGGGAAGAAAAAGCAAAAGATCTTGCTGCAAAATATATCAAAAACTTCGAGCAGTACTGCGGTAATGACGAAGCCAAAAAGCTGATTGCCTCTGGTCCTCAATTGCAGGAACAGACCATTTAG
- the fabD gene encoding ACP S-malonyltransferase, whose translation MKALVFPGQGSQFVGMGKELYDSRKDIKDLMESANEILGFDILSLMFNGTDEDLKKTEVTQPSIFIHSVAALKAVNGLGAEMVAGHSLGEFSALVANGVLSFDDGLKLVSERAKAMQAACDANPSSMAAILGLDDAKVEEICASISGVVVPANYNCPGQLVISGETVAVEEACVKLKEAGAKRALLLPVNGAFHSPLMQPAQERLAAAIENTKFRKATIPVYQNITTTAVTDPDQIKANLISQLTGPVKWTQSVQNMIKDGATNFVEVGPGKTLQGLIKKIDSAVASTSAI comes from the coding sequence ATGAAAGCACTTGTATTTCCTGGTCAGGGATCACAGTTTGTAGGTATGGGAAAAGAATTATACGATTCCCGTAAAGACATTAAAGATCTGATGGAATCTGCTAACGAAATTTTAGGTTTTGATATTCTTTCCCTGATGTTTAACGGGACTGATGAAGATCTTAAGAAAACGGAGGTTACTCAACCTTCAATATTCATACATTCAGTTGCTGCTTTAAAAGCAGTGAATGGCCTTGGTGCCGAAATGGTTGCAGGGCACTCTTTAGGAGAATTTTCAGCATTGGTTGCCAACGGCGTTTTATCTTTTGATGACGGTTTGAAGCTGGTATCTGAAAGAGCAAAGGCAATGCAGGCTGCTTGTGATGCAAACCCAAGTTCTATGGCTGCAATTTTAGGGTTGGATGATGCCAAAGTAGAAGAAATCTGCGCATCAATCAGCGGAGTTGTTGTTCCTGCAAATTACAATTGTCCCGGACAATTGGTAATTTCTGGTGAAACGGTTGCTGTTGAAGAAGCTTGTGTCAAATTAAAAGAAGCTGGTGCAAAAAGAGCGCTATTGCTTCCTGTAAACGGAGCTTTCCATTCACCATTAATGCAACCTGCACAAGAAAGATTGGCTGCTGCAATTGAGAATACCAAATTCAGAAAGGCGACTATTCCTGTTTATCAGAATATTACGACAACTGCCGTTACAGATCCGGATCAGATTAAAGCTAATCTTATTTCTCAACTAACAGGACCTGTAAAATGGACGCAGTCTGTTCAGAATATGATTAAAGACGGAGCTACAAATTTTGTAGAAGTGGGTCCTGGAAAAACACTTCAGGGATTAATCAAGAAAATTGATAGCGCAGTAGCATCTACTTCTGCCATCTAA
- the aroQ gene encoding type II 3-dehydroquinate dehydratase, translating into MKVLIINGPNLNLLGTREPEIYGSVSMEDYLEKLKSEFTSHELKSYQSNIEGELINRLQEDDFDAVVINPGAFTHYSYAIADCLKNIQKPKVEVHISNIYKREEFRQKSVTAACTDAVLSGFGMEGYRLAILSLK; encoded by the coding sequence ATGAAAGTTTTAATTATAAATGGCCCTAATCTGAATCTGTTAGGCACGAGAGAACCCGAAATTTACGGGAGTGTTTCAATGGAAGATTATTTAGAAAAACTAAAGTCTGAATTTACTTCTCACGAGCTGAAATCTTATCAGTCGAATATTGAAGGGGAGTTGATTAACAGACTTCAGGAAGATGATTTTGACGCAGTTGTAATTAATCCCGGAGCATTCACGCATTACTCTTATGCAATTGCGGATTGTTTAAAGAATATTCAAAAACCGAAAGTAGAAGTTCACATCAGCAATATTTACAAAAGAGAAGAATTTAGGCAGAAATCTGTAACAGCAGCTTGCACAGATGCGGTTTTGTCCGGTTTTGGAATGGAGGGATATCGATTGGCGATATTGAGTTTGAAGTAA
- a CDS encoding GYDIA family GHMP kinase, translating into MGEIYSPGKLMLTSEYFAVDGALVLAVPTKLGQEFFFEEKQDGKSIIFWEAYHQKKLWLKAVIDYKTWQILETNINQSAEFILKTLKNVQSLSETKFKSTDTYHLKTNLQFPSDYGLGSSSTLMNNLAEWSEIDPFHLNSISLGGSGYDIAVANSKSAVLFQNKPEIHFEKINFNPKFKNELIFIHLNQKQDSREAIQLYRSKVKSQIIVDEFSNLTRNILLCNELENFSELMMIHEQKISDFIEIPTVKSRFFSDCPSFVKSLGAWGGDFVMSSKFAGFKDYFWGKGFTTVFEWNDLIDC; encoded by the coding sequence ATGGGCGAAATCTATTCACCGGGAAAGCTTATGCTTACTTCAGAATATTTCGCTGTAGACGGAGCTCTTGTCTTAGCGGTACCCACAAAGCTAGGACAAGAGTTTTTTTTTGAAGAAAAGCAAGACGGAAAGTCTATTATTTTCTGGGAAGCCTATCATCAGAAAAAATTATGGCTAAAGGCTGTCATTGATTATAAAACATGGCAGATCTTAGAAACCAACATCAATCAAAGCGCAGAGTTTATTCTTAAAACTCTTAAAAATGTTCAGAGTCTTTCTGAAACTAAGTTCAAAAGTACCGATACTTATCATTTAAAAACAAATCTTCAGTTTCCTTCAGATTATGGTTTGGGAAGCAGTTCTACCTTAATGAACAATCTTGCAGAATGGTCGGAGATTGATCCTTTCCATTTAAATTCAATCAGTTTGGGTGGAAGCGGATACGATATTGCGGTTGCCAATTCAAAATCTGCGGTGTTGTTTCAGAACAAGCCTGAAATACATTTTGAGAAGATAAATTTTAATCCGAAATTTAAAAATGAACTGATTTTTATTCACCTCAATCAAAAGCAAGATAGTCGCGAGGCGATTCAACTTTACAGGTCAAAAGTAAAGTCTCAAATTATAGTAGATGAGTTTTCAAATCTCACAAGAAATATTTTGTTATGTAATGAATTGGAAAATTTTTCTGAACTAATGATGATACATGAGCAAAAAATTTCAGATTTTATTGAAATTCCGACAGTTAAGTCAAGGTTTTTCTCAGATTGTCCGAGTTTTGTCAAAAGTTTAGGAGCTTGGGGCGGAGATTTTGTAATGAGCTCAAAATTTGCAGGGTTTAAGGACTATTTTTGGGGAAAAGGTTTTACTACTGTTTTTGAGTGGAATGATTTAATTGATTGTTAA
- a CDS encoding SusC/RagA family TonB-linked outer membrane protein translates to MINKNLINSKAWIPPVAVFFLGIININGQEAKKDTLREQDIDEVVVVAYGKAKKTSYTGSVATISSEKINNRPVTNITKALEGQVPGLQAVSASGQPGATASIRIRGIGSVSASSNPLFVVDGIPFDGNINSISPNDIESISVLKDATASSLYGSRAANGVIIITTKSGKKGEAKVNFNISQGFSTRAVKDYEQVNTDQYFQLYWEALRNGYKSSQVTSQQAAQMASDALVSGSNGLGINPYGSNYAKPVGTDGKLLPGATALWNDDWRDILQRVAARSQVDLDFSGGSEKSNYYFSLGYLDDKGIAIGSGFTKYSTRLKINSEVKKWLNVGANLSYTNSLQEAPPSSDSRTDNIINAARVIPSFYPYYERNADGGHRLDANGNYIYDFGKYRPTSALQNQNAAATLPLDKNENREDNFSGKGFLDFTFLPELKFKSSFSVDLVNYNGHFYTNPLLGEGSEIGGSVTKTNSRTLSYTTSNILTFDKKFNQHHFNILAGQEFYHYEFQTISGSRSQFSLPYYYEPDAAALLGGFSGNSDKLGLLSYLGKVEYDFKNKYFVSGSVRSDGSSRFSPENRWGTFWSVGGSWKASSENFIRDLNIFDQLTLRASYGGQGNDKLSTYYAYQSLYTFYNNLGEGGTVASRLPTPDLKWETNLNLNVGLEFAILKNRIKGNVEYFQRQSKDLLFDMPLAPSVGFSGFQANIGELKNTGFEFSLFTTPVKTDDFEWNVDVNLSTLNNKITKLPKGSIVSGTKLLQVGGSIYDFFIPEWMGVDSSNGNPLWKTITTDANGNTVGGTTSEYAKATKTLQGSSLPKVMGGLTTSIRYKDFDFSGLLTFSLGGKILDNDYTMLMHNGSAAGRAWSSEMLNRWTPENTNTDVPALSTTTNNWTSASSRFLYSGTYARIKNISLGYTLPSDYFERIGLKKLRVYVQAENLFTFYKHKGMDPEQTLDGTTYYRYPAMRTVTFGVQATL, encoded by the coding sequence ATGATTAACAAAAATTTAATTAATTCTAAAGCTTGGATTCCACCTGTTGCTGTGTTTTTCTTAGGAATAATCAACATTAATGGCCAGGAAGCAAAAAAAGATACACTTCGGGAACAAGATATAGATGAAGTAGTAGTTGTCGCTTACGGAAAAGCTAAAAAAACAAGTTATACAGGTTCCGTCGCAACAATTTCTAGTGAGAAAATAAATAACAGACCGGTTACCAATATTACAAAAGCTTTGGAGGGGCAGGTTCCTGGTCTTCAGGCAGTAAGTGCTTCAGGACAGCCAGGTGCAACGGCATCTATCCGTATCCGTGGAATTGGCTCGGTGAGTGCTTCAAGTAATCCTTTGTTTGTCGTAGACGGAATTCCTTTTGACGGGAATATCAACTCGATAAGCCCTAATGATATTGAATCGATCAGTGTTTTGAAAGATGCTACGGCAAGTTCACTATATGGTTCAAGAGCAGCCAACGGAGTAATAATTATTACGACAAAATCCGGAAAAAAGGGGGAAGCAAAAGTGAATTTCAATATCAGTCAGGGTTTTTCTACAAGAGCGGTTAAAGATTACGAGCAGGTAAATACAGATCAGTATTTTCAGCTCTATTGGGAAGCTTTGAGAAATGGCTACAAATCGAGCCAGGTTACTTCTCAACAGGCGGCGCAAATGGCGAGTGATGCTTTGGTTTCCGGAAGCAATGGTTTAGGAATAAATCCATACGGATCAAATTATGCAAAACCTGTAGGAACTGACGGTAAGCTTTTACCTGGAGCTACTGCTTTATGGAACGACGACTGGAGAGATATTCTTCAGAGAGTGGCAGCAAGAAGTCAGGTAGATTTAGATTTCAGTGGCGGGAGCGAAAAGAGCAATTACTATTTTTCATTAGGATATCTTGACGATAAAGGAATCGCTATTGGATCAGGCTTTACGAAATACAGTACAAGACTTAAAATAAATTCTGAAGTCAAAAAATGGTTAAATGTTGGGGCTAACTTAAGTTATACCAACAGTCTACAGGAAGCGCCGCCTTCATCAGATTCCAGAACGGATAATATCATTAATGCAGCAAGAGTAATTCCTTCGTTTTATCCTTATTACGAAAGAAATGCAGACGGAGGTCACAGGTTAGATGCGAATGGAAATTATATCTACGACTTTGGAAAATACCGTCCTACAAGTGCTTTACAGAATCAAAATGCCGCCGCAACGTTGCCTTTAGATAAAAATGAAAACCGTGAAGATAACTTTTCAGGAAAAGGATTTTTAGATTTTACTTTCTTACCGGAATTAAAGTTTAAATCAAGTTTCTCTGTTGATTTGGTTAATTACAACGGTCACTTTTATACAAATCCTTTATTGGGAGAAGGAAGTGAAATCGGCGGTTCAGTAACAAAAACAAATTCCAGAACGCTGTCTTATACGACAAGTAATATTCTAACATTTGATAAAAAATTCAACCAGCATCACTTTAATATTTTAGCAGGACAGGAATTTTATCATTACGAATTTCAAACCATCTCAGGAAGCAGAAGCCAATTTTCACTTCCATATTATTACGAACCAGATGCGGCAGCTTTGTTAGGCGGATTTAGTGGAAACAGTGATAAATTGGGACTTTTAAGTTACTTAGGAAAAGTTGAATATGATTTTAAAAATAAATATTTCGTTTCCGGATCGGTAAGATCAGATGGCTCTTCAAGATTTTCACCTGAAAACAGATGGGGAACTTTTTGGTCAGTGGGTGGATCATGGAAAGCTTCGAGTGAAAATTTCATTAGAGATTTAAATATTTTCGATCAGTTGACGCTTCGTGCAAGTTATGGTGGCCAGGGAAATGATAAATTGAGCACATATTATGCATATCAAAGTTTATATACATTTTATAACAATCTTGGTGAAGGCGGTACAGTTGCAAGCAGACTTCCTACTCCGGATCTGAAATGGGAAACGAATCTTAACCTGAATGTAGGATTAGAATTTGCCATTTTGAAAAACAGAATTAAAGGAAATGTAGAATATTTCCAACGTCAGAGTAAAGATCTTTTGTTTGATATGCCTTTGGCTCCTTCCGTTGGTTTTAGCGGTTTTCAGGCGAATATCGGTGAATTAAAAAATACAGGTTTTGAATTTTCTCTATTTACAACTCCTGTTAAAACGGATGATTTCGAATGGAATGTTGATGTAAATCTAAGTACTTTAAACAATAAAATCACCAAACTTCCGAAAGGTTCTATCGTGAGCGGAACAAAACTATTACAGGTTGGAGGTTCTATTTATGATTTCTTCATTCCTGAATGGATGGGAGTTGACTCGAGCAACGGAAATCCACTTTGGAAAACAATTACCACTGATGCAAACGGAAATACAGTGGGAGGAACGACTTCAGAGTATGCAAAAGCGACAAAAACTTTGCAGGGGTCTTCGCTGCCTAAAGTAATGGGTGGTCTTACAACCAGCATTAGATATAAAGATTTTGATTTTTCAGGATTATTGACTTTCAGTTTGGGTGGTAAAATTCTGGATAACGATTATACGATGTTGATGCATAACGGAAGTGCAGCAGGAAGAGCATGGAGCTCTGAAATGTTAAACCGATGGACTCCTGAAAATACCAATACGGATGTTCCTGCTTTAAGCACAACAACCAATAACTGGACTTCTGCTTCGTCAAGATTTTTGTATTCTGGAACGTATGCAAGAATTAAAAATATAAGCTTGGGATACACGCTCCCTTCAGATTATTTTGAAAGAATTGGATTGAAAAAACTGAGAGTTTACGTTCAGGCAGAAAACCTTTTCACATTCTACAAACATAAAGGAATGGATCCTGAACAGACCCTCGACGGAACAACTTACTACAGATATCCTGCAATGAGAACGGTAACTTTTGGTGTGCAGGCTACTCTTTAA
- a CDS encoding LysM peptidoglycan-binding domain-containing protein — protein sequence MFLGLTAQKTHTVIKGDTPYNISKKYGITVDELLKWNPKVKDGKLAIGDVITVKTGTANAVATKTPAASTSSQTGKIILQPKQTVYGITKQYRISETDLRKLNPELDSHMKIGDEITLPLDSIKKYGGNQAVATTVTKPMETVTETAPVNNSKTKMDSGNERSSAGNSHSNQDEYATYTVEQGDTVFSIVNKFGISIDELVALNPELSKGLKAGMVIKIRKLDAAYIKKNGDALSVVLMLPFGYNTGETQYRAMATDFLTGAKLAIERNASSGQKLDIKIVDSGNEASFKSSLSQINPNNTDLIIGPFFKSNVIDLLDFTKTQKIPVVAPFANSPELYNYSNLIIVETNDQTYADKISEEVKSVYSNQKIYIVADTKKENANYLKSSLEKNLKNAQITVVNAASEIQLDQNMMTGQSAPVIAILASDNDTVGEAFSNKVIALSKEVQGIKAFSMYAVPSFDKKVDELSQANLVYLMDRKINADGNFEKEILAAYKSKYCKTPGKYAVIGFDVVNDMLTRENKKGEIFKQINKVQTQLATKFEFVKSKSNGAYVNTGFRVIRLVP from the coding sequence ATGTTTCTTGGTTTAACTGCTCAGAAAACACACACGGTTATAAAAGGGGATACTCCCTACAATATTTCCAAAAAATACGGAATTACTGTAGACGAGCTGTTGAAGTGGAATCCTAAAGTTAAAGACGGAAAACTGGCGATTGGAGATGTGATTACCGTAAAAACGGGAACTGCAAATGCGGTTGCTACAAAAACGCCTGCTGCAAGCACTTCTTCGCAGACAGGAAAAATAATTCTTCAGCCTAAACAGACTGTTTACGGAATTACAAAACAGTACAGAATTTCTGAAACTGATTTGAGAAAGCTCAATCCAGAGCTTGATTCTCACATGAAAATCGGAGACGAAATCACTTTGCCTCTTGATAGTATCAAAAAATATGGTGGAAATCAGGCAGTAGCTACTACAGTGACAAAACCTATGGAGACTGTTACTGAAACTGCTCCGGTAAATAATAGCAAGACAAAAATGGATTCCGGAAACGAAAGATCTTCAGCCGGAAATTCTCACTCTAATCAGGATGAATACGCTACGTATACCGTTGAACAGGGCGATACCGTTTTTTCTATTGTAAACAAGTTTGGGATTTCAATTGATGAGTTAGTTGCATTAAACCCTGAACTATCAAAAGGTCTAAAAGCCGGAATGGTAATCAAAATCAGAAAGCTTGATGCGGCTTATATCAAAAAGAATGGTGATGCATTAAGTGTTGTTTTGATGCTTCCTTTCGGTTACAATACTGGCGAAACGCAATATCGAGCAATGGCAACTGATTTTCTTACCGGTGCAAAGTTAGCGATCGAAAGAAATGCTTCAAGCGGACAAAAATTAGATATAAAAATTGTTGATTCGGGTAACGAAGCGTCATTCAAAAGTTCTTTATCTCAAATCAATCCAAATAATACCGATTTGATTATCGGACCTTTCTTTAAGTCAAACGTAATTGATCTTTTAGATTTTACGAAGACTCAAAAAATTCCTGTAGTGGCGCCATTTGCAAACTCACCGGAATTATATAATTACAGCAACCTGATTATTGTTGAAACCAACGATCAAACGTATGCAGATAAAATTTCAGAGGAAGTGAAATCTGTATATTCTAATCAGAAAATTTATATTGTAGCAGATACTAAAAAAGAGAATGCTAATTATCTGAAGTCAAGTCTTGAGAAAAATCTTAAAAATGCTCAGATCACTGTTGTAAATGCAGCCTCAGAAATTCAGTTAGATCAAAATATGATGACAGGGCAATCTGCTCCGGTTATTGCAATTTTGGCGAGTGATAATGATACAGTAGGTGAAGCTTTTTCAAATAAAGTGATTGCTTTATCTAAAGAAGTTCAGGGTATAAAAGCGTTCAGTATGTATGCGGTTCCTAGTTTCGACAAAAAAGTCGACGAGTTGAGCCAGGCAAATTTGGTTTATCTGATGGATAGAAAAATTAATGCTGACGGAAATTTTGAAAAAGAAATCTTGGCTGCTTACAAATCAAAATACTGCAAAACTCCTGGCAAATATGCTGTGATTGGTTTTGATGTGGTAAATGATATGTTGACAAGAGAAAACAAAAAAGGAGAAATCTTTAAACAAATCAATAAAGTACAGACTCAGTTGGCTACTAAATTTGAATTTGTAAAATCTAAATCAAACGGAGCTTATGTAAATACAGGCTTCAGAGTGATCAGACTGGTTCCTTAA